CTCGCTTGTGAGCGAGGCAGGCAGaattattcccactttacaaTTTTAGGAAAcggaaacagagagacagagtttgACGAAGACCCAGAGTGGAGCAGCAATTCAGACCCGACACAACCGACCCAGTTGCCTTCCCCTATGCCGCTCCAAACGCCACCGCCTCCCTGACTGCCCTGCCCAGCAGCGCCCGATTCAGACTTGTTAGAAATCCACGCCAGAATCTTTACGTGTGCCCACAAAGGGAAAGAATCATTTCGCGTCAGCCTCCCCAAGATGGCAGCTGCTGAAGACGAGTTCCTGCCACCACTGCGGCTCCCCGAGCTATTCGATTCCGGCAAACAGCTTCTGGACGAAGTCGAAGGAGCAACTGAACCCACCGGTTCCCGTATAGTCCAGGAGAAGGTGTCCAAGGGCCTCGACCTCCTTGAGAAGGCTGCCAAAATGTTATCGCAGCTTGACTTGTTCAGCCGAAATGAAGATTTGGAGGAGATTACTTCCACCGACCTAAAGTACCTGATGGTGCCAGCGTTTCAAGGAGCCCTCACCATGAAACAAGTCAACCCCAGTAAGCGTCTAGATCATTTGCAGCAGGCTCGCGAACACTTTATAAACTACTTAACTCAGTGCCATTACTATCATGTGGCCGAATTTGAGCTGCCCAAAACCAAGAACAACTCAGGTGAAAATCACACTACTATTACTTCCAGGGCTTATCCTAGCCTCGTTGCTATGGCATCTCAAAGACGGGCTAAAATAGAGAGATACAAGAAGAAGAAGGAGTTGGAGCATAGGTTGTCTACAATGAAATCTGCTGTGGAAAGTGGTCAAGCAGATGATGAGCATGTTCGTGAATATTATCTTCTTCACCTTCGGAGGTGGATTGATACCAGCTTAGAAGAGATTGAGAGCATTGACCAGGAAATAGAGATCCTGAGAGAGAAAGACTCTTCAAGAGAGGCATCCACTTCTAACTCATCTCGCCAGGAGAGGCCTCCAGTGAAACCTTTCATTCTCACTCGGAACATGGTGCAAGCCAAAGTATTTGGCACTGGTTATCCAAGTCTGGCTTCTATGACAGTGAGTGACTGGTATGATCAACATCGGAAACATGGAGCGTTACCAGATCAGGGAATAGCCAAGGCAACACCAGAAGAATTTGGAAAAGCCACTCAGCAACAGGAagatcaagaaaaggaaaaagaggatgaTGAACAAACACTCCAGAGAGCTCGGGAGTGGGATGATTGGAAGGACACCCACCCTAGGGGCTATGGCAACCGACAGAACATGGGTTAATCTTCCCACAACAGGGCGGGACTGCAGGGTGCACAACTTCCCCCGGCAAGGAAAACCATGTAGCTTTCCCTCCCCTTGGGCTCCCCCTACAGCTGTGTACAGCGAAGGCAAAGATGCTTAATGTTTATGCTTGCTTTGAGTTCAATAAAGCATTAAATTATTAAGCGTGTATTTGTACCCTAGATGATGTGAGCCGCCAATCTAGTTTTGGCATCATCATCCTTATCCTGGTGtgttccaatttcttttttttctttttttttttttattttaaaaagagacggagtctcgctatgttgctcaggctggagtgcagtgactattcacaggcacaatcccactactgatcagcacgggagtttttgTTTTGACCagctctgtttccgacctgggccggttcactcctccttaggcaacctggtggtcccccgttcccgggaggtcaccatattgatgccgaacttagtgcggacatccgatcggcatagcgcactacagcccagaactcggGCTCAcgcgatcctcacacctcagcctcccaagtagctggcaatacaggcacgggccaccgcgcccggcccaatttcttaagtggaaagaaaaaggcactgagggccgggcgcggggctcatgcctgtaactccagcgctttgggaggccgaggctggcggatcacccgaggtcaggagttcgagaacagctggccaaggtggtgaaaccccatctaatggggttttgtattttgtactaaaaatacaaaactaccgggcgtggtggcaggtgcctataatcccagctactctggaggctgaagcaggagaactgcccgggaggcgaaggttgcagtgagccgagatcacgccattccactccagcctgggcagcaaaagtgaaactccgtctcaaaaaaataaaataaaataaaataaagcactgAGAAATAGCTCTGTATAATTAATGGCTGTATGaattctctgaaaataataataataataataataataaagcccgtgcagaaaaaagaaaagaaaattcttatcACACAAGgcgatttttaaaaaatcggaGCAGTAGCTAGAGCGAACGAATCCCGAAGAGAAAACGGTAAGGGCGGCCAGAAGCATATGTGGCGTCACTATAAGAGGCGGGGATATGTAGATTAGGGGCGCAGTGATTGCCGGTTCTAGTGCGTTCTTCTCACAGAAGAATTTTTCTAGCGATTATCAGGTAAGTTGTACCTCAGATATGTCATACAAAGAAGCGGTAGTTTCGAACAGAACGCCTAATTCATGACACAATTTGCCATGACCAAGATGTGTGTTGAGGATGTTGAGGTAGTAGCagtcagtaaacatttgttttcGTATGGTTGGCAAAACGCTATCACGAAGGTGGTTTTTCCCAATGAGGTGTGTGTATTGTACTGTGGATGTGCTgatctctgtgatttttttcaaatgtaggAAACTGTtccataatttgtggtagtggggatTGCGTTCTCTCGCTTTCTCCTCGTTGATTAAAGAGCAGTATCTGAGATgctgtgtgtttgtatttgtaattgGCTTAACGACTTTTCAATTGTGTTTGCTGTAGGTTTAATTAGGTGTTTGGTAAGCATTTAGTCCCGTTTGATAAACCCGGGTCTTCGGTGGTACGCACTTGTTAGTGCTAGCTagcagggaggctgagaggagagaatcatttgagtccaTATCCAGGGTTTAATGAGCCGATTTCGTGTGGGTAGAAACCTTAtctcaatgaagaaaaaaaatccctgatcTCCTTGTTTAGTTCAGTGTTCTAGTGCAGATAAATTTACTACAGTTTGCCaccttagctttttttttctggtgggaTGAATTGCTGaggtggccgggcgcgatggctcaagcctgtaatctcagcatttgggaggcccaggcggtcggatcacctgaggttagaagtttgagaccagcctgggcaacatggcgaaacccagtctctactaaaaatacaaaattacccgggcatggtggcacatgcatgtaatcccagctacgtgggaggctgagagtggggcttgaacccagggggtggaggtcacagtgagtggaggttgcagtgagcggagatccactccagcctgggcaacaagagcgaaactctgtctcaaagtaaagAACACTAGAAATACTCGGAGAGTGGGTGTTATATAGATGATGAAAATGCATCCCCAAATCCTTTATTAAACAAaggtaggtgtggtggttcacgcctgtaatcccaatactttgggaggcaggaggatcacgtgagccacaaattccagactagcctgggccacatggcaagaacccttgtcaaaaaaaaaaaaaaaaaaaaaaaaaaaagccaccacacctgccaatttaggtatgtttagtagagagagggtttcaccatgttgtccaggctggtctggaactcctgacctcaggtgtacCCCACGATGAGTGATACAAATTTTCTTCtcctgctgggtgcagtgactgatgcctgtaatcccagcactttgggaggctgaggcaggtggatcattaggtcaggagatggagaccatcctggctaagaggacgtggtggcggttgcctgtagtcccagctacttgggaggctgaggcaggaggatcgcttgaaccctggaggtggaggttgaagtcagccgagatcgcaccactgcagtccagcctgggtgacagaaagataCTTTgcctaaaaaaacaaacaaacaaaaaaaacttttcccaTTACTCAGATCCTTCCAGAGCACCAGCgtagtggcttacacttgtaatccaagctctttgggaggtccaggcagaaggattgccagaggtcaggagttcaagatcagtctgggcaacaaagcaaaaccttctttactaaaaatacaaaaaatgatccACGAGGGG
This is a stretch of genomic DNA from Saimiri boliviensis isolate mSaiBol1 chromosome 17, mSaiBol1.pri, whole genome shotgun sequence. It encodes these proteins:
- the IGBP1C gene encoding immunoglobulin-binding protein 1 family member C; translated protein: MAAAEDEFLPPLRLPELFDSGKQLLDEVEGATEPTGSRIVQEKVSKGLDLLEKAAKMLSQLDLFSRNEDLEEITSTDLKYLMVPAFQGALTMKQVNPSKRLDHLQQAREHFINYLTQCHYYHVAEFELPKTKNNSGENHTTITSRAYPSLVAMASQRRAKIERYKKKKELEHRLSTMKSAVESGQADDEHVREYYLLHLRRWIDTSLEEIESIDQEIEILREKDSSREASTSNSSRQERPPVKPFILTRNMVQAKVFGTGYPSLASMTVSDWYDQHRKHGALPDQGIAKATPEEFGKATQQQEDQEKEKEDDEQTLQRAREWDDWKDTHPRGYGNRQNMG